The window GAACCAGGGCTGCTTTCCATTTGAATTTTCAAGACAAATGGCAGCTATTTCTGTTGCCATAGAGACCACTGTTTCTGCCAACTCTTCTGCAAAATCTGTTATACAGTATTTCCCTCTTGAATTTTTCACCTGTAACACAGACTGAGAAGGAAGTAAGACATGGTTTCCTAACAAAGACAAGCTAACTTGGACTTCATCACTTAGCACAGCATCACACTTATGTTTAGCCTGGTTTTCTGCATTCACAGCAACACTGGGAGACAGTTGTTCTTGAACACCATGCCTGCATTCATTGTTTACAAAGGTACTTTCTCTATCTGAGAATGATCTGCAGTCTCTCTTCTTCTGATTGTTACTCTGATTTGGTGATTTGTAACAGTCTCGTGTAGTTCTTTTCAGGTATCTTTTCTTGGGAGATGTTTTTGCAACAAGTGCATTATGCCCAGTGGCTCTACTTGTTAGCTCTGAGTTCACTGTGGCACTTTCATTGCTATTTACATCTCTTGTGTTAATTTTCTTACTGCTGATAccattttcaagatttttgcTAGCACTGTAGGATGTACCAAATGGTTTAACAGCAGAATGATCAAGAGGTCTGTGTGATGTTTCACATGCTGTTGCCTGTGTTGGCCATCCTTCTGCTCTTGTTATGTTCTTGCCTTTTGGGCCttcagaaaagagaggagaacaCTCTTCAACTTGTCTTATgtcattcattttcttgcaaGTGAAATATATCACGTTAAAAAGCAAATCATTTGCAGTCTCCATGAAAACGTCTTGTGTACTTGAGCTGTTTTCTGAACGAGGCTGtagctctctctttttcctgacCTCTTCAATAGAATGTCGTAGAATAATATTGGATAAATTTTGTGCCAGTTCATCTCTGATTACTTCATCAGAGTGTGGAATCCGtggctttgttgctgtttcaaTAATTCTTCTATTTATGGATTCCATGAAATGCCCTACATTTTTGTACGTATTGGGTTTTGTCAAAATTGTTGATGCCTCTTTGAGAAGGGCCTCTGCAATGCTATCATTCAGCTTCTCCATGCTGCTTCCTATAGCTATGCTACAATGAAGAGTAATGGCTGCAGAAGTTtgagctgcagacagcagcccACTCGAAGTTGCAGGATagttctcttcctttgtttcccCCAGACCACAGACTGCTACAGCACTTGCTACTTGAGTCATGCCACACAGCGCAGATGGAAATGAATATTCTGTGCTAGTACAGTCTTCAAGTAGCTGTGAAGATTCTGTCTGTAGCTCTTCATTATCAACTGTTTCACTTTTAGAGTCTGTGGCTTCTTGATCccttctgaatttttctgcaGCCTGGGGACTTGAAATTGTTCCAATGACAGTTGCTGCACAAGCCAGAGCCATCTCCAGTGCACTCTGGGTGTGCCCATTTGAATGCTCTTCTAAGTAATCTGAAACTTCAGAATTTTCTGATTCAGTCCAGTGGCACAGGTTTGGGAAGGAAGACCCTGGCCAGTCTGGCACATTCTCACTGCTGTCTGGACTTTGCACTATGACTATCTTTGGAAGCTCATTCCATGATCGAGAAGCAGACGCATCTTTTGATTTGCAGGAGCTTCCTACAGAGATGCTGACTGCAGCCTCCTCACTGAAAGTGGGTTGAGACTGTGATAGTCTAATGAATGCATCTTGCAGAACAGATTCTGCTAAATTTGTAGCATACTGACCTGTAGCTGCTTGCTCGTTTTGCAAGGGAGGGTCACTTATCCTAACACCCGCACAATCGTCTACGTCTGACTCGCTGTTAGGTTTTGCTGTAGGGTCATAAAGAGGCCCCAGTTCCTCTTTAGCCATTTTAGTTAAAGACACATCTTCTAACACATTCACTGAGCAGGAATTTTCAACATTGTTAGTCAAATCCTCAGTACTGAGGGACGACGGAGCTCTTCCCACTAATTCCTTTTGACATAGGATTTCCTGGTCTGGCTTATCTTCAGGTTGTGAGATGCCATCTTCAGCCACAACATTCACAGCTTCAGAGACTTTACTCTCTGTATTATCTTTACTAACGCAATTCCCTTCAAGAATTAATGGCAACCTGGATTTTCTGTAGTGGAGACtttcaaatccttttcctttattttttttgacatCAGAAGATGCTTCTGAAGCACTTATTTTTTCATGggctactgaaagaaaaataaggtgTTAGTCTTTGCAGAGTTCCCTgtctctttaaaacaaaaatagctacATAACTGTCTaatgcatttctgctctgtaaaATTGCTAAACAAACAAGTATCCTTCTGTCTGAACTACAATTTAAAAGTACAAATGGCTATCCTTTTTCTaaattacatataaatatatgcataaatTAACATCAAATGCAATTTCTGTAACAATTGCCATGGCTGTTCTGCCATACGAACAATAGCAGAATTATGCTCAGTCTCGTTGCTTTTACCAGTTTTGTATTCATCAGCCTCGTTTTCCTCCTCGAGATGCTCAGATGCTGTGAGGAAATCTTCTTCTATTGAGGACACTGAGCAGTTTGTGTCGTCCTCGGGCTTTGAGACATGAGCTTCTATCTGCAGCTGTCTCTCCTGAACAAGCTCAAGTCCAATCAGAAACTTGTTTATTTCAAAGATGATGCAGCTTGCACTGTTCTTCCTGTCTCCCCGTGCACACTGAACCAAGCAGACATCTGCTTGCCAAGGACACTAGAGGGGAAAAGAATCTCAAAGagttatttaattaaaaaatagaacttATTTTAAGCTTTCCTCTAGAAAAATCTCAGGAATGTTCTGTTACGAAGATGCAATACAATTTATCATTTAGATGTTTGTAACACAGTGTGCAGTTACATACATGCCAAAATAAGACCGTTTGGATTGACATCTTCTGTTACACAAGTGTTTTAGTACAGAACCCAGCTGTATCACAGGAGTGTCCTTATTTTGTTGAAATTACCAAGTCTGTTTTCAATCAACTTCTTATCTTAATGACAGTCTTGCTTTTAGCTATGTCAGAGTTGGCGACCTGACATACCGTTATTACAGCCCTCATACCACCTGCTATTATTACCTCTTTCTGGAGGGAATTGTTTGTGGACATGAATTGATCTTGGGATAATTTCTGCTGCAACACTTGATCTTGAGGCAGCCCTGTACATACTGGCTGGTGAGATAAGGAGCAGGTCACCTTTAGGTGTCCTTaggaactatttaaaaataatcatttattttcttctccctcttacGCTTTATTTGCTCCCAACCCTGTTACTTCAGACAAGCATAACCTCCAGCTGAAAGTATGCACTGTGTTGAACCTTTacataaaaaatatctttgccAGAGAAGCTATACAATTAAGTAGAAAGGTGGGaagaaactgagggaaaagaattCTTTATCCTTGTTTTATGAATATTAGAACTGTTGGGTGTTTATATGACCACAGAGCTAAGTTGTTAATATCTCTGCATGACACTATGTTTGTGGTATGGGATGCATTGTGGAGCAAAACCAAGTTTTTGTTGGTTGTGATCTCATGCCTTAACTCAAGACCCTAAGGAAGATCCAGCCTGAGTGGAACCAACTCTGGGTTGAGGCATTACATTTTGAGCTGTATTAGATATCCTGGGCTCCCTGTACATTTACGATGTACCTAGCATTGGGAACCCCATCCAACATCCTTTGCTGATGGGCGTGAATGCAAGGCAAATACCTATTAACAATGGAATAGGATGACTGTTATGTCAGAACAGGCCAATGAAACATGCTATTCTTACTTTACAACTCAAAACTAGATGCGTTAGTCTGttgaaagtaaaatacaatatatatatatatattttattttaattagctgCTGAGGAGTTGCTAGTGAATCAAACCTGAGCGTACACCATGTTGTGAGAAATGTCTCTAATAACAGATGCAGTCTTAGAGCAAATGTTCCCATGCTTTTTCCTCAGTCCATGGTTTTCAGGGTTGTACTTGTTAAAAGGGCCAGCAGATGCCCTATGAAAATGATGCAAGTCTCTTTACAAACGAAATTCTCTGGAAAGCTGAGCAAATAACATTTGTTGATCTAGCCAATAAATATCACCCTACCTCAAATACAAAAGCTCTACtcattttaaagacaaactTAGGTTCgtcctaatttttttttttctgcagataaaaTTGCATATACCTATTTATTTCAACTTTGAGACAATGTTATACTCCAGGACATCTCTACAGTTTTAATAAAGTTGTTCCCAATTCATGCTTAGACAAATGAGATCAGAACCCAACCTAAATTATCAAAGTactgttcattctttttcttcatgcagacatgaacataaaaaaaaaaaaaaagcatgttaaaaatggaaaagagttGGAAAGCTTATTATAATAAGGAGTTAAGCCTTTGGAACTTGTGTGTTGAATGCCCTTAAGCAAATGCTATCATTTCTTCATGGTGCCAGTAGGAGGAATTTTTGGCCTGTGATCTCAGATATGGAGTGTTTCCTTGGCAATAACAAGAGTGAAGGAGTTAGCATGAGAACTTTGCTTTCATCTCCTTTAAATGTTAAGttttaattaatacattaatatatatatttttttacattgacAGAAGCTAAATGAGCTTTATACAGTTAATGTGTCTTGATATTTTCCACTGTAATAGTCAGGCTTACGGTAGCCTCCAGGATCCTAAAGTCCTATTGTCAGCTCTTTTCTGAAGTGGAAGTGTGGGACAAGATGGATTGGGAACAAAAGTGGGAAGCAGCAAGGCTTCACTGGAACAGGAGGCTGTAGGAGCTGTGCCCTGATGCAGCAATGTGTACAGAAAAAGTATTgcatctttcttccttccctgacGTATCAGTTGTTAATATGTCTTGCAGCATTATCAGCTGCAGCCCAGACATCCACAGATCTAGAGGGAATAGAGGGAtctctttttatctttgttctcttctttcagaCGCTTAAATTTTGTagtcagatttattttttgtttacaaaCTCCCACTTGGTTTTTAAACGAGTATACAGTCCATGCTTAcagcttccttttttccagtttccaaaTTCCTTCCTCCACAGCTGTGATATGCTCCTAAAGTATAATTTGATTCCTACCTGGGGAACTTCATAATCAGCCTGAAGATTTCCTGATGTTAATCCACTCAGTAGgactatttcattttcctttggtgGTTGTACAGTCATAGAACTGATGAGTTTAGGGAGATTT of the Numida meleagris isolate 19003 breed g44 Domestic line chromosome 4, NumMel1.0, whole genome shotgun sequence genome contains:
- the SPHKAP gene encoding A-kinase anchor protein SPHKAP isoform X4, with translation MQEVPEHQGNSTDSSGSSLGSSVAACKKILCSNSLLESTDYWLQNQRTPCQIGFLEDKSESNCASVCFVNLDANRDDCSNEQVKQKLISVSPNLPKLISSMTVQPPKENEIVLLSGLTSGNLQADYEVPQCPWQADVCLVQCARGDRKNSASCIIFEINKFLIGLELVQERQLQIEAHVSKPEDDTNCSVSSIEEDFLTASEHLEEENEADEYKTVAHEKISASEASSDVKKNKGKGFESLHYRKSRLPLILEGNCVSKDNTESKVSEAVNVVAEDGISQPEDKPDQEILCQKELVGRAPSSLSTEDLTNNVENSCSVNVLEDVSLTKMAKEELGPLYDPTAKPNSESDVDDCAGVRISDPPLQNEQAATGQYATNLAESVLQDAFIRLSQSQPTFSEEAAVSISVGSSCKSKDASASRSWNELPKIVIVQSPDSSENVPDWPGSSFPNLCHWTESENSEVSDYLEEHSNGHTQSALEMALACAATVIGTISSPQAAEKFRRDQEATDSKSETVDNEELQTESSQLLEDCTSTEYSFPSALCGMTQVASAVAVCGLGETKEENYPATSSGLLSAAQTSAAITLHCSIAIGSSMEKLNDSIAEALLKEASTILTKPNTYKNVGHFMESINRRIIETATKPRIPHSDEVIRDELAQNLSNIILRHSIEEVRKKRELQPRSENSSSTQDVFMETANDLLFNVIYFTCKKMNDIRQVEECSPLFSEGPKGKNITRAEGWPTQATACETSHRPLDHSAVKPFGTSYSASKNLENGISSKKINTRDVNSNESATVNSELTSRATGHNALVAKTSPKKRYLKRTTRDCYKSPNQSNNQKKRDCRSFSDRESTFVNNECRHGVQEQLSPSVAVNAENQAKHKCDAVLSDEVQVSLSLLGNHVLLPSQSVLQVKNSRGKYCITDFAEELAETVVSMATEIAAICLENSNGKQPWFCAWKRGNEYLVTQSISCRTMKRKKENHANGSVVRKHRAPRLSEIKRKTDEHPELKERLMNRVVDESINLEDTPDSVNIFANEVAAKIMNLTELSMVDSIWQGPNHPRNRLHCERWSRAKASSCESIPEEDTDSRATVNTLGLMNAFGQPVSQTSSVSKQSSCESITDEFSRFMVNQMENEGRGFDLLLDYYAGKNANSILTSALQQVAKKNGHLNVRPSCPSKQSSTESITEEFYRYMLKEIEKENKDNASSPRNSKDWCGSLLPPSLRSPFCFRQSSVPDGRSSGSRLTVNIPVKANSLDGFAQHQQDSLSVQPVSTVASSGLCKSDSCLYQRCKTDQITDMLIHETWASSIESLMRKNKIITDEAEVAEVDQFHSDSPPHVQQYANRLAANIVESGKNFVAVQQDAFDSTSQEYMLESKHPQNATQIQVESKRDKIHLDEQKEYMKNPDCLPAGQHREVPLIQIETDQRDESDKDSESLTLRDLSGKEHQGKEKPPEAYAGKHMVSSTLLNSKSTQSKPDADITGETKAAEEFPTHLSSSEESTGSWSQLANDEDNPDDTSSYLQLSERSLSNGNSSTTSSLGIMDLEIYQENVPPSPLINDLVEEKVFLKEQTDNTEGKLNHFNYNIKFEVKTNNCTITFEIIFPESTSGLSVGTANCQKELLVINFDLEPECPNAELRATLQWIAASELGIPTIYFKKSQENRIEKFLDVVQLVQRKSWKVGDIFHAVVQYCKLSEEGKETTPSLFDWLLELG